The sequence TATGGAGGATAATGTTGCTGATAAGTATCATGACAGATTACAACCACTATTTATTGACGCTAAAAAACCTTTATATACCGGTTGTATGAATTTTACAAAACTTTCCGCCGTGATACAACTGGTTAACTTAAAATCAAACAATGGTTGGAGCGACACAAGTTTCACTAGCCTGTTAGAGTTGTTGAACAAAATACTACCAGAAGGTAATGAGTTGCCAGTTTCAACATACCAAGCAAAGAAATTAATGTGCCCAATGGGATTGGAAATACAGAGAATACATGCTTATCCAAATGATTGTATGTTATACAGGAATAAAGATAAAGACCTTCATCAATGTAAGGTATGTGGTACATCTAGGTATAAACGTGGAAAACCAACTGATAATGTTGATAGTGATGTGTCAGAAAATGGACCTCCTGCAAAATTATTGTGGTACTTGCCTATCATACCAAGATTAAAGAGATTATGTGCGAATGAGAAAGATACAAAATTATTACGTTGGCATGCTGAAGATCGTAAAAATGATGGAAAAATGCGACATGTGGCCGATTCACTTCAATGGAAAAATTTTGATAAAGATTTTGAAGAATTTAGGGATGAGATATGTAATATAAGGTTCGGGCTCAGTTCAGATGGAATTAATCCTTTCGGAGATTTGAGTATCCGTCACAGCACGTGGCCTGTTCTTCTTTGCATTTATAACCTACCGCCTTGGCTATGTATGAAAAGAAAATACATAATGATGTCTCTTTTGATTCAAGGCCCAAAGCAACCTGGAAATGACATTGATGTTTATTTGCAACCATTAGTTGATGAAATGATGAAATTATGGAGTACCGGCATACATGTTTATGATGCATACAAGAAAGAATACTTCCAACTACGGGCAATGCTTTTTTGCACCATTAATGATTTTCCTGCTTATGGTAATTTGTCTGGATATAGTACGAAGGGAAAAAAGGCATGTCCTATTTGTGAGGAAAATACTCACTCGATATGGCTCACAAATTGTAAAAAACCGGCATTTATGGGGCATCGGAGAGAGCTTGCTGAGAACCACCCGTATCGTAAAAAGTCGGATTTATTTGATGGTACTATAGAGAATAGAAAACTACCACCACCATTGGATGGAaaaactacactctccaaagttgCTAATATAAATGTTGTGTTGAGAAAGAAAGGTTTTGGTCCTCCCAAACGTATTTGGAAGAAAAGGTATATTTTTTGGAAATTACCCTACTGTAAGCATTTACTAGACCGACATTGTCT comes from Rutidosis leptorrhynchoides isolate AG116_Rl617_1_P2 chromosome 4, CSIRO_AGI_Rlap_v1, whole genome shotgun sequence and encodes:
- the LOC139840546 gene encoding uncharacterized protein; the protein is MYEIGRATSEFIDSVDEFITVAEIDQLEKGNTTISCPCKKCKNARWYADSTDIKNHLTACGFMRGYTCWSFHGESLADLNPPVSYNDTDNEEDSYNSDNNVNFDDMFDDLDMEDNVADKYHDRLQPLFIDAKKPLYTGCMNFTKLSAVIQLVNLKSNNGWSDTSFTSLLELLNKILPEGNELPVSTYQAKKLMCPMGLEIQRIHAYPNDCMLYRNKDKDLHQCKVCGTSRYKRGKPTDNVDSDVSENGPPAKLLWYLPIIPRLKRLCANEKDTKLLRWHAEDRKNDGKMRHVADSLQWKNFDKDFEEFRDEICNIRFGLSSDGINPFGDLSIRHSTWPVLLCIYNLPPWLCMKRKYIMMSLLIQGPKQPGNDIDVYLQPLVDEMMKLWSTGIHVYDAYKKEYFQLRAMLFCTINDFPAYGNLSGYSTKGKKACPICEENTHSIWLTNCKKPAFMGHRRELAENHPYRKKSDLFDGTIENRKLPPPLDGKTTLSKVANINVVLRKKGFGPPKRIWKKRYIFWKLPYCKHLLDRHCLDVMHIEKNICESLIGLLLNIPGKTKDEIEVRRDMELMNIIPELQPKDIDGRSTKFLPPACYTMLKFEKTKFCQCLHGIKVPSGYTANIRKLVSMKDLKLLGMKSHDCHVLMTQMIPIAILGILPNRIRHTITKLFLFFNMIHLKVIDRDVLDEYQRDIILTLCELEMYFPPSFFDVMVHLVSHKEK